Proteins found in one Plasmodium malariae genome assembly, chromosome: 13 genomic segment:
- the SPB4 gene encoding ATP-dependent rRNA helicase SPB4, putative gives MREEEKEKVPFTELNLDESIIFSLFMQKYFFCVNIQKNAIPNIIKEENVLLHSETGSGKTLCFVIPILQYLVSCKRRYINKHHSELYVENNKDIGSNVLYNKDSMQSIYDYFENVDIQKCSSYVHIDIDNFIMYNNNIIQKEILREVIEQDGGTRGEEAKKDPVVGPTAGKVAGPVVGPIEGPVVDPVAGPVVGPVTGPVVDPVEDPITAANYSIIECAQEGIKNNLCSFEQKVKKHEGLNVSGIVITPTRELCIQIYNVINKFLFFIRLYYAQKFHIDFKTLNKENFFINVLLLRGAIKIQEDLKIIENEKKKKNRYQIIVGTPGKLSVLFNEYNNSRHISGSRSSGNSRSNGSLFDTSKLKYLILDEGDKLLEESYISYVKDIIKNVVQKEYCTCICSATCLHEEKFYNMFSNKVKYFTKCINSKSSTINVNADANIHDYSNENASNTFQLPEKIENYYYVLRNLDKSFFLFKFLNTVVNSGENIIIFFSTCFCVEFYFHLFKNILTIKKNNRKEYFEKIRSLNKRYNNIYKENELDQFAKIICYIEKYIGNKKKFTLLKIHRKMKDKKRIGAYKKIMENKNKFTTKVIFCTDIMSRGINVNVHWVLNYDVANKNMTYIHRSGRTGRFDKKGKSIVLLNKKEKEYIYFLKNKKVHIVNFKKTDMFQIMFNYELRMMKYENILSKEALDISRKNKKNITTLDKNENFFFHFYQNYYGEQFMGGNINADKKVGRGKKKNCTDEGSSSSSCSNNDNKNNDNNNDVCSKRDSNDADKKCESTEKRNIILLNNMVTLFLKYLVFFVIEYREIFSLSTKAFLSYIEFYRNHQLNFIFSLNKINLKHLCYAFALVKLPKFKEKFKIKNFQKININTFDIPYKNEEKEKKRQENRKNKVKGDLKNKEKEGDLECKKYSNFQQKEQNTIKNKKKQKMKKKKQKKTTVQRKREKRQMEEDEIDDLFFEEKLYKKLKKKKITKDEYYKLLNIDNVDNIFSTANMSKNVSIQKKNIFKPTKIKCKKKQKVFNRKIKKGRYKGKRK, from the coding sequence atgagagaagaggaaaaggaaaaagttCCCTTTACAGAACTCAACTTAGACGAGTCCATAATATTTTCTCTGTTcatgcaaaaatattttttttgtgtcaatatacaaaaaaatgcgataccaaatattataaaagaagaaaatgttTTACTACATTCAGAAACAGGTAGCGGAAAAACATTATGCTTTGTAATACCAATATTACAGTATTTGGTTAGCTGTAAACgaagatatataaataaacaccATTCTGAACTTTATGTTGAAAATAACAAAGATATAGGTAGTAATGTTTTGTACAACAAAGACAGTATGCAATCTATTTACGATTATTTCGAAAATGTTgatatacaaaaatgtaGCTCATATGTTCACatagatatagataatttcattatgtacaataataatataatacaaaaggAAATTTTAAGAGAGGTTATCGAGCAAGATGGAGGCACTAGAGGGGAAGAAGCGAAGAAGGACCCAGTAGTAGGTCCAACAGCGGGTAAAGTAGCAGGACCAGTAGTAGGCCCAATAGAAGGACCAGTAGTGGACCCAGTAGCAGGACCAGTTGTAGGCCCAGTAACAGGACCAGTAGTAGACCCAGTAGAAGATCCCATAACAGCCGCTAACTACAGCATTATTGAATGTGCTCAagaaggaataaaaaataatttatgctCCTTTGAGCAAAAGGTTAAAAAGCACGAAGGATTAAACGTGAGTGGTATTGTAATAACCCCTACAAGAGAGTTGTGCATACAAATTTACAATgtgataaataaatttttatttttcattagaTTGTATTATGCGCAAAAGTTTCATATAGACTTTAAAACATTGAATAAGGAGAATTTCTTTATAAACGTTCTGCTCTTACGAGGAGCAATAAAAATACAGGAggatttaaaaataattgaaaatgaaaaaaaaaaaaaaaatagatatcaAATTATTGTAGGGACCCCAGGAAAGTTATCTGTCCTGTTTAATGAGTATAACAACAGTAGGCATATTAGTGGTAGTCGTAGTAGTGGTAATAGTAGGAGCAATGGCTCCCTCTTTGACAcaagtaaattaaaatatttaatattagaTGAAGGGGATAAATTGCTAGAAGAAAGTTATATTAGTTATGttaaagatataataaaaaatgtcgTACAAAAAGAGTactgtacatgtatatgtagtGCAACTTGCCTACATGAAGAGaagttttataatatgttttcaaataaagtaaaatactTTACGAAATGTATTAATAGTAAAAGTAGTACCATTAATGTTAATGCTGATGCTAATATACATGACTATAGTAATGAAAATGCAAGTAACACATTTCAATTGccagaaaaaatagaaaattattactatGTTTTAAGAAATTTAGACAAaagcttttttctttttaaattcttaAATACAGTTGTTAATTCGGGAGaaaacattataatatttttttcgacTTGTTTTTGTGTTGagttttattttcatctatttaaaaatattctaacaataaaaaaaaataataggaaagaatattttgaaaaaataagaagccTTAATAAgagatataataatatatataaagaaaatgaacTGGATCAATttgcaaaaattatttgctatattgaaaaatatatagggaacaaaaagaaatttacacttttaaaaattcatagaaaaatgaaagataaaaaaagaattggtgcttataaaaaaataatggaaaacaaaaataagtTTACTACAAAAGTTATCTTCTGTACTGATATTATGAGTAGGGGAATTAATGTTAATGTACACTGGGTCTTGAACTATGATGttgcaaataaaaatatgacttATATTCATCGAAGTGGAAGAACAGGGAGATTTGATAAGAAAGGAAAAAGcattgttttattaaataaaaaagaaaaggagtatatatacttcttaaaaaataaaaaggtacatattgttaattttaaaaaaactgaCATGTTTCaaattatgtttaattaTGAATTGCGTATGATGAAATATGAGAACATATTAAGTAAAGAAGCGTTGGATATatcaagaaaaaataaaaaaaatataacaacaCTTGACaagaatgaaaattttttttttcatttttatcagAATTATTACGGTGAGCAATTTATGGGTGGGAATATCAATGCGGATAAGAAAGTGGggaggggaaaaaaaaaaaattgcacgGATGAAggcagtagtagcagtagctGTAGCAACAATGACAATAAGAACAATGATAATAACAACGACGTTTGTAGCAAGAGAGATAGTAATGATGCGGATAAGAAATGCGAGTCGACAGAAAAGagaaacattattttattaaacaatATGGTtaccttatttttaaaatatttggtCTTTTTTGTAATTGAATACAGAGAAATATTCTCACTTTCAACGAAAGCATTTCTTTCGTATATAGAGTTTTACAGAAACCATCAgttaaatttcattttttcattgaacaaaataaacttAAAGCATTTGTGCTACGCCTTTGCTTTAGTTAAATTACCGAAATTTAAGGAGAAATTCAAAATTAAGAATTtccaaaaaattaacattaacACTTTTGATATACCGTACAAAAACGaagaaaaggagaaaaagaGACAGGAAAATAGGAAAAACAAAGTGAAAGGagatttgaaaaataaagagaaagaaGGAGATTtggaatgtaaaaaatattcaaattttcAGCAAAAGGAGCAGAACACgataaagaacaaaaaaaagcaaaaaatgaaaaaaaaaaaacaaaaaaaaactacTGTTCAGAGAAAACGTGAAAAAAGACAAATGGAAGAAGATGAAATtgatgatttatttttcgaagaaaaattatataaaaagttaaaaaaaaaaaaaataaccaAAGATGAATATTACAAACTGTTGAATATAGACAATGTCGATAACATATTTTCTACGGCTAATATGTCAAAAAATGTAAGtattcaaaagaaaaatatttttaaaccaACTAAGATAAAgtgtaaaaaaaagcaaaaagtatttaatagaaagataaaaaaaggaagatataaaggaaaaagaaaataa